A DNA window from Pseudomonas sp. GD03919 contains the following coding sequences:
- a CDS encoding helix-turn-helix transcriptional regulator: MKRKQSIESVRWDLALRYRLIETVAWWEGRLTTNHLMQSFGISRQQASKDINTYINEHAPHNLTYDKHLKGYVPSEQFAPLFIDDSASAYLHLLNQNCDRAPHVEGLALAYAHTEVLQVPDRTVRPELLRPLLRACREGLRLECEYVSFTTPEAEVRLIAPHTLIYTGMRWHVRAYCEKNRDYRDFVLSRFRGVPELMDDKTENTREQDPGWTNQVQVIIEPDSRLKPEQQAIIETDYGMQDGRLVIETRGALVQYVLQRYQIDPTKVHAKATAQQIVVVNLDELQKWLYL; the protein is encoded by the coding sequence ATGAAACGCAAGCAATCAATCGAGTCTGTGCGCTGGGATTTGGCGCTGCGCTACCGCCTGATCGAGACCGTAGCCTGGTGGGAAGGCCGCCTGACCACGAATCACTTGATGCAGAGCTTTGGCATCAGCCGCCAGCAGGCGTCAAAAGACATCAACACCTATATCAACGAGCATGCGCCCCATAACCTGACATATGACAAACATCTGAAGGGGTATGTACCGAGCGAGCAGTTTGCCCCGCTGTTTATCGATGACAGCGCCAGCGCCTATCTGCATCTACTCAATCAGAATTGTGATCGCGCCCCACATGTCGAGGGACTGGCCCTGGCCTATGCGCATACCGAGGTGCTGCAGGTGCCGGATCGCACAGTGCGTCCGGAACTGCTGCGCCCTCTCCTTCGGGCTTGCCGAGAAGGTCTGCGGCTAGAGTGCGAGTATGTGTCGTTCACCACACCTGAGGCCGAAGTTCGACTGATCGCCCCGCATACCCTGATCTACACCGGCATGCGTTGGCATGTGCGTGCCTATTGCGAGAAGAACCGGGATTACCGCGACTTTGTGCTAAGCCGCTTTCGTGGCGTGCCGGAGTTGATGGACGACAAAACCGAAAACACACGCGAGCAAGACCCGGGCTGGACTAACCAGGTGCAGGTCATCATTGAACCCGACTCACGCCTGAAGCCTGAGCAGCAAGCCATTATCGAAACCGACTACGGTATGCAGGATGGCCGACTGGTGATCGAAACACGCGGCGCATTGGTGCAGTACGTATTGCAGCGCTATCAGATCGATCCAACCAAGGTGCATGCCAAAGCAACGGCGCAGCAAATTGTGGTGGTGAATCTGGATGAGTTGCAGAAATGGTTGTATCTGTAG
- a CDS encoding PD-(D/E)XK nuclease family protein — MSTPATIIDLLDAVRIRAASLAEAKQRYAAELAPDFNLVDHLRNNEVALSRYLGLLLDTKGVHGQGELFLSGLLQRLGQPGFEPQDLLRVELEQRTHSGRFLDIYLEFRGGVIGIENKPWAADQDKQLEDYARFLQMSARGGHWLLVYACNWEPSEASLNPAQREALEQTGNFLRLDFLQIAEWLDESACHARAPKVRLFVEALSAYVRKQVNGEIDVSEAEQIKTVILQKPEHLEAALKVAQSIDQVKAQLLAEFKESLGHALKAEGLILVWEDKELATGKLYAGFGVKLNAEHRLHLRFEFWGDWLNSLIWGIRRDSDDLELNTANVVAIAQAMDRAFGTGSSSLPWWPWYAGTGGVDHVLVDAERNWSISAEPWLRINDKSERGFVSRIVKLALEVSVALAGVDDAMR, encoded by the coding sequence ATGAGCACCCCGGCCACCATTATCGATCTGCTGGATGCCGTGCGTATTCGCGCCGCTTCACTGGCCGAAGCCAAACAGCGTTACGCCGCTGAGTTGGCCCCGGACTTTAACCTGGTGGATCACCTGCGCAATAACGAGGTGGCACTGTCGCGCTACCTCGGCCTGTTGCTGGATACCAAAGGTGTACACGGCCAGGGCGAATTGTTTTTGAGTGGCCTGCTGCAGCGCCTGGGGCAACCCGGTTTTGAGCCGCAGGATCTGCTGCGCGTTGAGCTAGAGCAGCGCACCCACAGCGGCCGCTTCCTAGATATTTACCTTGAGTTTCGCGGTGGCGTGATCGGCATCGAAAACAAACCTTGGGCCGCCGACCAGGACAAGCAACTGGAAGACTATGCACGCTTTCTGCAGATGTCGGCCCGAGGCGGGCATTGGCTGCTGGTGTATGCCTGCAACTGGGAACCTTCCGAAGCCAGTTTGAACCCGGCACAGCGTGAAGCGCTGGAGCAAACCGGCAACTTCTTGCGCCTGGATTTTTTACAGATTGCTGAATGGCTGGATGAGTCCGCCTGCCATGCCCGCGCCCCGAAAGTAAGGCTGTTTGTAGAGGCCCTCAGCGCCTACGTGCGCAAGCAGGTTAATGGAGAAATTGATGTGAGCGAGGCAGAGCAAATCAAGACGGTGATCCTGCAAAAGCCGGAGCACCTGGAAGCGGCGCTAAAGGTCGCGCAGTCGATCGATCAGGTGAAAGCGCAGCTGCTGGCGGAGTTCAAAGAGTCTCTGGGGCACGCCCTGAAGGCCGAAGGGCTGATTTTAGTGTGGGAGGACAAGGAACTTGCCACTGGGAAGCTTTACGCCGGTTTTGGCGTGAAACTGAACGCCGAGCACCGCTTGCATCTGCGTTTTGAGTTTTGGGGCGATTGGCTGAACTCGCTGATATGGGGCATACGTCGCGACAGCGATGATCTTGAGCTCAATACAGCCAACGTTGTGGCAATAGCCCAGGCAATGGATAGAGCGTTTGGCACAGGGAGTAGCAGCTTGCCCTGGTGGCCATGGTACGCCGGTACTGGCGGCGTCGATCATGTACTGGTCGACGCTGAGCGCAACTGGTCCATTTCCGCCGAGCCCTGGTTGCGCATTAACGATAAGAGCGAGCGGGGCTTTGTGAGCCGGATTGTAAAGTTGGCACTTGAGGTCAGTGTTGCCCTGGCTGGGGTGGATGACGCTATGCGTTGA
- a CDS encoding type I restriction endonuclease subunit R translates to MTEDQLEQETLGWLCEQGYTHLYGPDIAHDGDNPERASYGDVLLTMRLRTAIARLNPQVPLAAREDALRQVLDLGVPAQLAANRLFHRLLVSGVSVQYQKDGETRGDFVRLIDWADVRANEWLAVNQFSIQGPKHIRRPDIILFVNGLPLVLLELKNPADVNADLVKAFDQIQTYKEQIPDVFEYNEILVISDGSEARMGSLSADIERFARWRTIDGVTVDPLDEFNELETLVRGVLQPAMLLDYLRYFVLFEDDGRLVKKIAGYHQFHAVRAAIQQVVSASRPGGTHKGGVVWHTQGSGKSITMTCFAARVMQEAAMENPTIVVITDRNDLDGQLFGVFSLSQDLLREQPVQALTRGDLREKLGNRPSGGIVFATIQKFMPGEDEDSFPVLSERSNIVVVADEAHRTQYGFGASLKTPDLKVAEASARYQVGYAQHLRDALPNATFVAFTGTPVSSEDRDTRAVFGDYIHVYDMQQAKEDGATVAIYYESRLAKLSLKDSELAHIDDEVDELAEDEEEDQQSRLKSRWAALEKVVGAEPRIKSVAADLVAHFEERNHAAPGKAMVVAMSREICVHLYNEIIALRPEWHDEDPKKGAVKIVMTGSASDKALLRPHIYPSQVKKSLEQRFKDPKDPLQLVIVRDMWLTGFDAPCVHTLYVDKPMKGHNLMQAIARVNRVFKDKQGGLVVDYIGIANELKAALKEYTASKGRGRPTVDAHEAYAVLEEKLDVLRSLLHGFDYSDFLTGGHKLLAGAANHVLGLEDGKKRFADNALAMSKAFTLCCTLDEAKAVREEVAFLQAIKVLLTKREISAKKKTDEERELAIRQIIGNAVVSGEVVDVFQAVGLDKPNIGLLDDEFLAEVRNLPEKNLAVELLERLLEGEIKSKFSSNLAQEKKFSELLDSVIKRYQNRSIETAQVIEELIEMAKKFAAASKRGDQLGLNDDELAFYDALANNESSVRELGDETLAKIAHELTQSLRQNVTVDWSNRDSVRAKLRLLVKRILRKYKYPPDQQEEAAQLVLMQAETLCEAWM, encoded by the coding sequence ATGACCGAAGACCAACTGGAACAGGAAACCCTCGGCTGGCTCTGTGAGCAGGGTTACACGCACCTCTATGGGCCGGACATCGCCCATGACGGCGATAACCCCGAGCGTGCGAGCTATGGCGATGTGCTTTTGACCATGCGTTTGCGCACGGCAATTGCCCGACTCAACCCGCAAGTGCCGCTGGCGGCAAGGGAGGATGCCCTGCGCCAGGTGCTGGACCTGGGTGTGCCGGCACAGCTTGCGGCCAATCGCCTGTTCCATCGTCTGCTGGTCAGCGGTGTGTCGGTGCAGTACCAAAAGGATGGCGAGACGCGTGGCGACTTCGTGCGCCTGATCGACTGGGCGGACGTGCGCGCCAACGAGTGGCTGGCGGTCAACCAGTTCAGTATTCAGGGGCCGAAGCATATTCGCCGACCCGACATCATCCTGTTCGTCAACGGCCTACCGCTGGTGTTGCTTGAACTGAAGAACCCTGCAGATGTGAATGCCGACCTGGTCAAGGCATTCGACCAGATTCAGACCTACAAGGAGCAGATTCCGGACGTTTTCGAGTACAACGAAATTCTGGTCATCAGCGATGGCAGCGAGGCGCGCATGGGTTCGCTATCGGCGGACATCGAGCGCTTCGCGCGCTGGCGTACCATCGATGGAGTAACGGTCGATCCGCTGGATGAGTTCAACGAGCTGGAGACGCTGGTGCGCGGTGTGCTGCAGCCGGCGATGCTGTTGGATTACCTGCGTTACTTCGTGCTGTTCGAGGATGACGGTCGGCTGGTGAAGAAGATTGCCGGCTATCACCAGTTCCATGCCGTGCGTGCCGCCATCCAACAGGTGGTCAGCGCCTCGCGTCCAGGTGGTACGCATAAGGGCGGGGTGGTTTGGCACACCCAGGGCTCGGGTAAGAGCATCACCATGACCTGCTTCGCCGCGCGCGTGATGCAGGAAGCGGCGATGGAAAACCCGACCATCGTGGTAATCACCGACCGCAATGACCTGGATGGCCAGCTGTTTGGCGTGTTCTCGCTGTCGCAGGATTTGCTGCGAGAGCAGCCGGTGCAGGCGCTGACCCGCGGTGACCTGCGCGAGAAACTGGGCAACCGACCCAGTGGCGGCATTGTCTTCGCCACTATCCAGAAGTTCATGCCGGGCGAGGATGAAGACAGCTTCCCGGTGCTCTCGGAGCGTTCGAATATCGTGGTGGTGGCCGATGAGGCGCACCGCACCCAGTACGGCTTTGGTGCCTCATTGAAGACGCCGGACCTCAAGGTGGCCGAGGCCAGTGCCCGTTATCAGGTGGGCTATGCCCAGCACCTGCGCGATGCCCTGCCAAATGCCACCTTCGTGGCCTTCACCGGCACGCCGGTCTCCAGTGAGGATCGCGACACCCGGGCGGTGTTCGGCGACTACATCCACGTCTACGACATGCAGCAGGCCAAGGAAGATGGCGCCACCGTGGCCATCTACTACGAGTCACGTCTGGCCAAGCTGTCGTTGAAAGACTCGGAGCTGGCGCATATCGATGATGAGGTCGATGAGCTGGCCGAGGATGAGGAAGAGGATCAGCAGTCGCGCCTGAAGTCGCGCTGGGCGGCGCTGGAGAAAGTGGTAGGGGCTGAACCTCGGATCAAGAGCGTAGCGGCTGACCTGGTGGCGCATTTCGAGGAGCGAAATCATGCTGCTCCGGGCAAAGCCATGGTTGTGGCTATGAGTCGCGAGATCTGCGTTCACCTGTACAACGAGATCATTGCGCTGCGCCCAGAGTGGCATGACGAAGATCCGAAGAAGGGCGCGGTGAAGATCGTCATGACCGGCAGTGCCTCGGATAAAGCTTTGCTGCGCCCTCACATCTATCCGAGCCAGGTGAAGAAGAGCCTGGAGCAGCGCTTCAAGGACCCGAAAGACCCGCTGCAGCTGGTCATCGTTCGCGACATGTGGCTGACCGGCTTCGATGCGCCCTGCGTGCATACCCTGTATGTCGATAAACCCATGAAGGGCCATAACCTGATGCAGGCCATCGCCCGGGTAAACCGCGTGTTCAAGGACAAGCAGGGCGGCCTGGTGGTGGATTACATCGGCATCGCCAATGAGCTGAAGGCAGCGCTCAAGGAGTACACCGCGAGCAAAGGGCGGGGACGGCCTACGGTCGATGCCCATGAGGCCTATGCCGTGCTGGAGGAAAAGCTCGATGTGCTGCGCAGCCTGCTGCATGGCTTCGATTACAGCGACTTCCTGACGGGCGGGCACAAGCTGCTGGCCGGTGCCGCTAACCACGTGCTGGGGTTGGAGGATGGCAAGAAGCGCTTTGCCGACAATGCGCTAGCCATGAGCAAGGCATTTACCTTGTGCTGCACGCTGGATGAAGCCAAGGCGGTACGTGAAGAGGTCGCCTTCCTGCAGGCCATCAAGGTGCTGCTGACCAAGCGCGAGATCAGTGCCAAGAAGAAAACTGATGAAGAGCGTGAGCTCGCCATTCGCCAGATCATTGGCAATGCCGTGGTCTCCGGCGAGGTAGTGGATGTGTTCCAAGCGGTGGGGCTGGACAAGCCCAATATCGGCCTGCTGGATGACGAGTTCCTGGCCGAGGTGCGCAACCTGCCGGAGAAGAACCTCGCTGTGGAGCTGCTGGAGCGGCTGTTGGAAGGCGAGATCAAGAGCAAGTTTTCCAGCAACCTGGCCCAGGAGAAGAAGTTCTCCGAGCTGCTCGATAGCGTGATCAAGCGCTACCAGAACCGCTCCATCGAAACCGCTCAGGTCATCGAAGAGCTGATCGAGATGGCCAAGAAGTTCGCCGCTGCCAGCAAACGCGGCGACCAGCTGGGGCTGAATGACGATGAGCTGGCCTTCTACGATGCGTTGGCCAACAACGAGTCGTCAGTACGTGAGCTGGGCGATGAGACTTTGGCCAAGATCGCCCATGAGCTTACCCAAAGTCTGCGGCAGAACGTGACCGTGGACTGGAGCAATCGCGACAGCGTGCGGGCCAAGCTGCGGCTTTTGGTTAAGCGCATCCTGCGTAAGTACAAGTACCCGCCGGATCAGCAGGAGGAAGCAGCCCAGCTGGTGCTGATGCAGGCCGAGACGCTTTGTGAGGCGTGGATGTAA
- a CDS encoding OB-fold protein, with translation MALINCGECDRMASDQAAACPHCGAPIAEQLLPASQTSHQPASRTVGFGLGLGIFLVPLVFAWFLLREGHSVASRVIGFAWLALFLVGVAGSEGVSTESVAVSSSQSQPAKAAVLLHEVSAQQLAQAYDRNTVAADQQFKGKRFKVTGTVDSINTDMFGNPYITLRGGVNQFMEPQFELKKSHANYAATLQRGMRISLICTGGGDIAKIPMSQNCVPDA, from the coding sequence ATGGCACTGATCAATTGTGGCGAATGCGACCGTATGGCCAGCGACCAGGCAGCCGCCTGTCCGCACTGCGGCGCGCCGATTGCCGAGCAACTATTGCCAGCAAGTCAAACGTCACACCAACCGGCGAGCCGCACTGTTGGATTCGGGCTAGGCCTGGGTATTTTCCTGGTACCGCTGGTGTTTGCCTGGTTTCTACTGCGTGAAGGGCACAGCGTGGCTAGCAGGGTCATCGGTTTTGCCTGGCTAGCCTTGTTTCTAGTCGGTGTGGCAGGGAGTGAGGGCGTCAGCACCGAATCAGTGGCTGTCTCCAGCAGTCAAAGTCAGCCGGCCAAAGCCGCTGTGCTGCTACATGAAGTCAGTGCACAGCAATTAGCCCAGGCCTACGACCGCAACACCGTCGCGGCGGACCAGCAGTTCAAAGGCAAGCGCTTCAAAGTCACTGGCACCGTGGACTCGATCAATACCGATATGTTCGGTAACCCCTACATCACCCTGCGCGGTGGGGTAAATCAGTTTATGGAGCCGCAGTTCGAGCTGAAAAAGTCGCATGCCAACTATGCCGCCACGTTGCAGCGCGGTATGCGCATCAGCCTGATCTGCACCGGCGGTGGCGATATTGCCAAAATCCCCATGTCGCAGAACTGCGTTCCAGACGCGTGA
- the radC gene encoding RadC family protein produces the protein MRLHKLKASDTTGTYLVESPVTETDIMLMARQLANLRLRRGRALTSPKEVFSHLQALLAGYEHEVFALLMLDSQHRVIAFEEVFRGTLDAASVYPREIVKIALEHNAAAMILVHNHPSGDPEPSMADRNLTTKLQDALNLVGVRTLDHVVVGQEDCVSLAERGYL, from the coding sequence ATGCGCCTGCACAAGCTGAAAGCCAGTGACACAACCGGCACCTATCTGGTCGAGTCACCGGTTACGGAAACCGACATCATGCTGATGGCACGGCAGTTGGCGAATCTGCGGCTGCGCCGGGGGCGAGCACTGACCTCACCAAAGGAAGTGTTCAGCCACCTGCAGGCATTGCTGGCCGGATACGAGCATGAGGTGTTCGCCCTGCTCATGCTCGATAGCCAACACCGAGTGATTGCGTTTGAGGAAGTGTTTCGCGGCACCCTGGACGCAGCCAGTGTCTACCCCAGGGAGATCGTGAAGATCGCACTGGAGCACAACGCCGCCGCAATGATCCTGGTGCATAACCACCCTTCGGGTGACCCTGAGCCCAGCATGGCGGATCGCAACCTCACCACGAAACTGCAGGACGCACTGAATCTGGTCGGAGTCAGAACGCTCGATCACGTTGTGGTAGGCCAGGAGGATTGTGTGTCGTTGGCTGAGCGCGGCTACCTGTAA
- a CDS encoding type I restriction-modification system subunit M translates to MSGLAQLGEALLAAVPVDGSSIGNQTLFERLKAQLPEISEEQLWAARDVLIEQGVLVKGRGRGGSVLRAQASGSSLADQVLNKVRERIAPVNTEEASAGYVVQAAAAVKKAKAPKQQATSIEAMEKTLWATADKLRANMDAAEYKHIVLGLIFLKYISDSFAGRREELTHKLLDENDDYYLGDDDPEALNAELEDRDYYREVNVFWVPEVARWESIRAAAKQVDIGKRIDDALASIEAENPRLKNILDKRYARAQLPDGKLGELVDLISTIGFGDDTSKARDLLGQVYEYFLGQFASAEGKRGGQFYTPASIVKSLVAVLNPHHGKVYDPCCGSGGMFVQSEKFIEAHGGKLGDVSIYGQEANPTTWRLAAMNLAIRGIDFNLGKEPADTFVRNQHSDLRADFVLANPPFNISDWWHGSLEGDPRWVYGTPPQGNANYAWLQHMLYHLKPNGRAGIVLANGSMSSSQNSEGDIRKAMVEADVVEVMVALPGQLFFNTQIPACLWFLAKQKAARPGEVLFIDARKLGTNVSRVQIELTDADIERIAQTVANWRGEPLDVGGEIAEYQDIAGFCRSVKLAEIAEHGHVLTPGRYVGAEEVEDDDEAFAEKMQRLTKQLGEQMEKGAELDQLIRQKLGGLGYEF, encoded by the coding sequence ATGAGTGGTTTGGCCCAACTTGGCGAAGCCCTGCTGGCTGCAGTGCCGGTAGATGGCAGCAGCATTGGCAATCAAACATTGTTTGAGCGGCTAAAAGCGCAGTTGCCGGAGATCAGTGAAGAGCAGCTCTGGGCGGCCCGCGATGTGCTGATCGAACAGGGCGTGCTGGTCAAAGGCCGTGGTCGCGGTGGTTCCGTGTTGCGTGCGCAAGCCTCGGGCAGCAGCTTGGCGGATCAGGTGTTGAACAAAGTCCGTGAGCGCATAGCTCCGGTGAACACTGAAGAAGCCTCAGCCGGTTATGTGGTGCAAGCCGCCGCAGCGGTGAAAAAGGCCAAAGCGCCCAAGCAGCAAGCCACCAGCATCGAGGCCATGGAGAAAACCCTCTGGGCCACCGCCGACAAGCTGCGCGCCAATATGGACGCCGCCGAGTACAAGCACATCGTGCTCGGGCTGATCTTCCTCAAGTACATCTCCGACAGTTTCGCCGGCCGCCGCGAGGAGCTTACGCACAAGCTGCTGGATGAAAACGACGACTACTACCTGGGCGATGATGACCCAGAAGCGCTCAACGCCGAGCTGGAAGACCGCGACTACTACCGCGAGGTCAACGTGTTCTGGGTGCCGGAAGTGGCGCGCTGGGAGTCGATTCGCGCCGCCGCCAAACAGGTGGATATCGGCAAGCGCATCGACGATGCCCTGGCCTCTATCGAGGCGGAAAACCCACGGCTGAAAAACATCCTCGACAAGCGCTACGCCCGCGCCCAATTACCGGACGGCAAGCTCGGTGAACTGGTGGATTTGATCTCCACCATCGGCTTTGGTGACGACACCAGCAAAGCCCGCGACCTGCTTGGCCAGGTGTATGAATATTTCCTCGGCCAGTTCGCCAGCGCCGAGGGCAAGCGCGGCGGACAGTTCTACACGCCAGCCAGTATCGTTAAAAGCCTGGTGGCGGTGCTTAATCCGCACCACGGCAAGGTATACGACCCGTGCTGCGGCTCGGGCGGTATGTTTGTGCAATCCGAGAAATTTATCGAAGCCCACGGCGGCAAGCTGGGCGATGTGTCCATCTACGGTCAGGAAGCCAACCCCACTACCTGGCGCTTGGCGGCGATGAACCTGGCCATTCGCGGCATCGACTTCAACCTGGGCAAAGAGCCGGCCGACACCTTTGTGCGCAACCAGCACTCGGACCTGCGTGCCGACTTTGTGTTGGCAAATCCGCCGTTCAATATCAGCGACTGGTGGCACGGCAGCCTGGAAGGCGACCCGCGTTGGGTGTATGGCACCCCGCCGCAAGGCAACGCCAACTACGCCTGGCTGCAACATATGCTCTACCACCTCAAGCCCAATGGCCGCGCCGGTATCGTGCTGGCCAACGGCTCGATGAGCTCTAGCCAGAACAGCGAAGGCGATATCCGCAAAGCCATGGTCGAGGCCGACGTGGTGGAGGTGATGGTGGCGTTGCCCGGCCAGCTGTTCTTCAACACGCAGATTCCCGCCTGCCTGTGGTTCCTCGCCAAACAGAAAGCCGCCCGCCCCGGCGAAGTGCTGTTTATCGACGCGCGCAAACTCGGCACCAACGTCAGCCGTGTGCAGATCGAACTGACTGATGCCGATATCGAACGCATCGCCCAGACCGTGGCGAACTGGCGCGGCGAGCCGCTGGATGTGGGCGGCGAGATTGCTGAATACCAGGACATCGCCGGCTTCTGCCGCAGCGTCAAACTGGCGGAAATCGCCGAGCACGGTCATGTGCTGACGCCGGGCCGCTATGTCGGTGCCGAAGAGGTGGAAGATGACGATGAAGCCTTTGCCGAGAAGATGCAGCGCCTGACAAAGCAGCTCGGCGAGCAGATGGAGAAGGGCGCGGAACTCGATCAGTTGATCCGGCAGAAGCTGGGGGGGCTGGGGTATGAGTTCTGA
- a CDS encoding restriction endonuclease subunit S, translated as MSSDAGAHDSCERVNVAKSFSELIDQGVLVIGDGYRAKNDELGGNGLIFLRAGHVRDTHIDFESVDHFKTVDRSKFRGKMSVLGDVVVTTKGNSTGRIAFVTKDMPEFVYSPHLSFWRSIDESVLCQGYLRAWSRGVEFNSQLQGMCRSTDMAPYLSLTDQKRLQISLPSIERQQETAEILDGIEARITLLRETNATLEAIAQALFKSWFVDFDPVRAKAEGLEPQAMDAPTAALFPDSFEESELGLVPKGWCYSTVGLSFVLTMGQSPPGDTYNETGEGLPFYQGRTDFGFRFPKQRIFCTEPTRLAGAGDTLVSVRAPVGDVNIALEACALGRGVAGLRHPEGHQSFVFYAVRCLKPHFEMYDGEGTVFGSINKKDFQSLPVVVPSAEVLSAFEAVVAPLDAAVENNEQKIRSLTQLRDTLLPRLISGQLRLPGAEQAVSEALA; from the coding sequence ATGAGTTCTGACGCTGGTGCCCATGATTCTTGTGAGCGCGTAAATGTGGCGAAATCTTTCTCGGAGCTTATTGATCAGGGAGTACTGGTAATCGGTGACGGTTATCGTGCGAAGAATGACGAACTCGGTGGAAATGGCCTGATCTTTCTACGTGCAGGGCATGTTCGCGATACCCATATTGACTTTGAAAGCGTTGATCATTTCAAGACAGTAGACCGCTCCAAATTCAGAGGAAAGATGTCTGTTTTGGGTGATGTCGTGGTTACAACAAAAGGTAATAGCACTGGGCGCATTGCGTTTGTTACTAAGGATATGCCTGAGTTCGTATATTCGCCCCATCTTAGTTTCTGGCGTTCTATAGATGAGTCTGTGTTATGCCAAGGTTACCTAAGGGCATGGTCTCGGGGGGTAGAGTTCAACTCACAACTTCAGGGTATGTGCCGGTCAACTGATATGGCTCCATATCTAAGCCTTACTGACCAGAAGCGCCTTCAGATTAGCCTTCCTTCGATTGAGCGTCAGCAAGAAACTGCCGAGATACTTGATGGCATAGAAGCGCGTATTACCCTGCTACGCGAAACCAACGCCACCCTGGAAGCCATCGCCCAAGCGCTGTTCAAATCCTGGTTCGTCGACTTCGACCCCGTGCGCGCCAAGGCCGAAGGGCTTGAACCCCAAGCCATGGACGCCCCCACCGCCGCCCTGTTCCCCGACAGCTTCGAAGAGTCCGAACTGGGCTTGGTGCCGAAGGGGTGGTGTTACTCAACTGTTGGTCTTTCGTTCGTTCTTACTATGGGACAGTCACCGCCTGGTGATACTTACAATGAGACTGGTGAAGGATTGCCTTTTTATCAGGGGCGGACTGACTTTGGGTTTCGCTTTCCTAAGCAACGGATTTTTTGTACTGAACCCACAAGACTTGCAGGTGCAGGCGATACGCTCGTCAGCGTCCGGGCTCCTGTTGGTGATGTAAATATTGCGCTTGAAGCATGTGCACTTGGTCGGGGAGTGGCGGGGTTGCGCCACCCTGAGGGCCACCAAAGCTTTGTTTTTTATGCTGTTCGTTGCCTCAAGCCGCATTTTGAAATGTACGACGGTGAAGGCACGGTATTCGGATCAATCAATAAGAAAGATTTCCAGTCTCTGCCTGTAGTCGTTCCATCTGCAGAAGTCTTGAGTGCTTTTGAGGCTGTTGTCGCGCCACTTGATGCAGCAGTAGAAAACAATGAGCAGAAAATACGATCCCTCACCCAACTCCGCGACACCCTGTTACCCCGCCTAATCTCCGGCCAACTGCGCTTGCCCGGTGCCGAGCAAGCCGTGTCTGAGGCGCTGGCATGA